A genomic stretch from Chitinophaga agri includes:
- a CDS encoding beta-ketoacyl-ACP synthase III, whose amino-acid sequence MHKVFITATGKFLPNSSIPNDKMEDYLGRINGLPSRTKEIFLRKNGIKSRYYALDTQQQTTHQAYQMAAHAIDDCLANAAAGKADIDFLSTATTQSDLPIPGFASMVQGESGIGTCTLASHQSVCAASIMAIQNAYMHVQAGDAGNALCCAAELPSRMFKASRFAGQSLVGEDATLPADIDFLRWMLSDGAGAMLLQPAPSRTGISLEIEWIDLRSYAHQYELCMYTGTHKQADGSIAKTWLDYESMSAADKDGAINLKQDMQLVDNIVKLGIQRFFELVDEKKITPDAIDWLVCHYSSHHFRKQITDLLEKGGVVIPSEQWFTNLYSVGNVGSASIFVMLDELLRSGQLKHGQQILCMVPESGRFITGYMLLRVVAPAAPGRIAEDIATIKAPEIRTQQKPVQEWLVRQLTGVWFDFERSLQQVPIVKKIFNGQLTIEEYKRLLLNLRQQVIDGSQWIARAASNVSMPYFHVRSSFIRHSSDEHRDYQILEKNYINCGGNEKDLYTGEKNIGSEALSAYMFQRASQPDPFDLLGGMFIIEGLGNRVSGKWGRAIQQQLQLNAGQVSFFIYHESSDSNDNHFERFEHAIQSDLLTQEMAQKIVKTAKVVARLYRMQLEEIDNF is encoded by the coding sequence ATGCATAAAGTATTTATTACGGCTACCGGAAAATTCCTCCCCAATAGCTCCATTCCCAATGATAAAATGGAAGATTACCTGGGCAGAATTAACGGTTTGCCTTCCCGTACCAAAGAGATCTTCCTCAGAAAAAACGGCATAAAGTCCCGCTACTATGCGCTGGACACCCAGCAGCAAACCACTCATCAGGCCTATCAGATGGCAGCGCATGCTATTGATGATTGTCTTGCAAATGCAGCTGCCGGCAAAGCCGATATAGACTTCCTTAGTACTGCCACCACACAAAGCGATCTGCCTATACCTGGTTTCGCCAGTATGGTACAGGGAGAAAGCGGGATCGGTACCTGCACACTGGCCTCTCATCAAAGTGTATGTGCGGCCAGCATCATGGCCATACAGAATGCCTACATGCATGTACAGGCAGGTGATGCAGGTAATGCATTATGTTGTGCGGCTGAACTGCCCAGCAGGATGTTCAAGGCGTCCCGTTTCGCAGGACAGTCCCTTGTTGGCGAAGATGCCACACTACCGGCTGATATAGATTTCCTCCGCTGGATGCTGAGTGATGGTGCAGGCGCGATGCTCTTACAACCTGCTCCTTCCCGTACAGGTATATCGCTGGAAATAGAATGGATAGATCTCCGCTCCTATGCACACCAGTACGAGCTGTGTATGTATACGGGCACGCATAAACAGGCTGATGGCAGCATTGCCAAAACATGGCTGGACTATGAAAGCATGAGCGCTGCTGATAAGGATGGCGCGATCAACCTGAAGCAGGATATGCAGCTCGTGGATAATATCGTCAAGCTGGGCATACAGCGGTTCTTCGAACTGGTAGATGAAAAGAAAATAACACCCGATGCGATCGACTGGCTGGTATGTCACTACTCTTCCCACCATTTCAGGAAACAGATCACCGATCTGCTGGAAAAAGGCGGTGTAGTGATTCCATCTGAACAATGGTTCACGAATCTCTATAGCGTAGGGAATGTCGGATCAGCGTCTATCTTTGTCATGCTGGATGAACTGCTGCGCAGCGGACAGTTGAAGCATGGTCAGCAGATATTATGCATGGTACCTGAAAGCGGCCGCTTCATCACCGGTTATATGCTCCTACGTGTTGTGGCGCCGGCAGCGCCAGGACGTATCGCAGAAGATATCGCCACGATAAAGGCCCCTGAGATCAGGACACAGCAAAAGCCGGTACAGGAATGGCTGGTAAGGCAGCTGACCGGCGTATGGTTTGACTTTGAACGTTCTTTGCAACAGGTACCGATCGTTAAAAAGATATTCAACGGTCAGTTGACCATTGAAGAATACAAACGCCTGCTATTAAACCTGCGGCAACAGGTGATAGACGGTTCCCAGTGGATAGCCAGGGCGGCATCCAATGTGAGCATGCCCTACTTCCATGTCAGGTCGTCTTTCATCAGGCACTCGTCCGATGAGCACCGCGACTATCAGATACTGGAAAAGAACTACATCAACTGCGGCGGGAATGAAAAAGACCTGTATACAGGAGAAAAGAACATCGGCAGTGAAGCACTCAGTGCCTACATGTTCCAGCGTGCCAGTCAGCCGGATCCGTTTGATCTGTTAGGAGGTATGTTCATCATCGAAGGACTGGGCAACCGGGTATCAGGTAAATGGGGGCGTGCCATTCAGCAGCAATTACAACTGAACGCCGGTCAGGTATCCTTCTTCATTTACCATGAAAGCAGTGACAGTAATGATAATCACTTCGAACGGTTTGAGCACGCGATCCAGTCCGACCTGCTCACACAGGAGATGGCACAGAAGATCGTAAAAACTGCAAAAGTGGTCGCAAGGCTGTACCGCATGCAACTGGAAGAAATCGACAATTTCTAA
- a CDS encoding DUF5703 domain-containing protein, which produces MYKMKDWYILPMVLLGLMFCSQQVTAQQTVPSRYDVIWHTQSQHAGDAMPCGGGDIGLNVWVEQGDLLFYVSRSGTFDENNAMLKLGRVRIKLSSGPISSSGFKQQLQLQQGCISIEDDQHHIDIWVDVFKPVIHVDVKSAAPEKVTATFESWRYNDHLITDGKEARTNSYKRLQSFPVTTYKDEIRFQGNDVLFCHRNRSDVRDVFSYTVHKEGMDSVKDRMYDPLHNNTFGGIMHGDHMIPAGIDSGTYATTAFKGWSLQSKKPVRQQHLVIGLEVAQANTMQQWQDSLSRTMQAAAEDIAGARRRTAAWWTAFWDRSYIYIDSKDAAAVAVGRNYQLFRYMLGCNAYSKWPTKFNGGLFTFDPQYVSEQYNFSPDFRLWGGGTMTAQNQRLVYFPYLKNGDVDMMQAQFDFYLRIKRNAELRSEVYWHHPGACFTEQIENFGLPNVTEYEPKRPAGADPGVEYNAWLEYQWETVFEFCLMMLEVNSYTGYINEERLAFIESCLTFYDEHYRLLARKRGVKELNEKGQYILFPTSSAETFKMAYNSTTVIAALKVITTRLLELPAYSDDTLRRKKISLIQQRIPPLAFTSFDGHTTIAPALAWERVQNSEAPQLYPVYPWGLYGVGKPDMDIACNTWEYDPHVVKYRSHIGWRQYNIFAARLGLREPAAELTRLKLANGPHRFPAFWGPGFDWTPDHNWGGAGMIGLQEMLLQTDGKKLYLLPAWPADWNASFKLHAPSNTIVEGKVVNGRPVSIKVTPASRKDDLIIL; this is translated from the coding sequence ATGTATAAGATGAAAGACTGGTATATACTGCCCATGGTTTTGTTAGGTTTAATGTTTTGCAGTCAGCAGGTGACGGCACAGCAAACTGTGCCATCCAGGTATGATGTGATCTGGCATACCCAGAGTCAGCACGCTGGTGATGCCATGCCCTGTGGCGGTGGCGATATCGGATTGAACGTATGGGTAGAGCAGGGCGACCTGTTATTTTATGTATCACGTAGTGGCACATTTGACGAGAACAATGCGATGTTGAAACTGGGTAGGGTGAGGATAAAATTATCTTCCGGTCCTATCAGCTCCAGCGGTTTTAAACAACAGCTGCAATTACAACAAGGCTGTATCAGCATAGAGGATGATCAGCATCACATCGACATATGGGTAGATGTATTTAAGCCAGTGATACATGTGGATGTGAAAAGTGCTGCGCCGGAGAAAGTGACAGCAACCTTTGAATCCTGGCGGTACAACGATCACCTGATAACAGATGGTAAAGAAGCCAGGACCAACTCTTATAAGCGCCTGCAGTCATTCCCTGTAACTACCTACAAAGATGAGATCCGGTTTCAGGGCAATGATGTGTTGTTCTGTCACCGTAACCGTTCGGACGTACGGGATGTATTCAGCTACACCGTACATAAGGAAGGAATGGACAGCGTGAAAGACCGCATGTACGATCCGCTGCACAATAATACGTTTGGCGGTATCATGCATGGCGATCATATGATTCCGGCAGGGATTGATTCCGGTACTTATGCTACTACTGCTTTTAAAGGCTGGTCTCTGCAAAGTAAAAAGCCGGTACGGCAGCAACACCTGGTGATCGGTCTGGAAGTAGCACAGGCGAATACTATGCAGCAATGGCAGGATAGCTTATCGCGAACCATGCAGGCAGCCGCAGAGGATATAGCAGGCGCACGTCGTCGTACAGCCGCGTGGTGGACGGCCTTCTGGGACAGGAGTTACATTTACATTGACAGTAAAGATGCTGCTGCTGTTGCTGTGGGACGTAACTATCAGCTGTTCCGGTATATGCTGGGGTGCAATGCCTATAGTAAATGGCCGACAAAGTTTAACGGAGGACTGTTCACTTTTGATCCGCAGTATGTGAGTGAACAGTATAATTTCTCTCCTGATTTCCGTTTATGGGGTGGTGGTACTATGACCGCGCAGAATCAGCGGCTGGTGTATTTCCCTTATCTGAAGAACGGAGATGTTGATATGATGCAGGCGCAGTTTGATTTTTATTTGCGGATAAAGCGGAATGCTGAATTACGTAGTGAAGTGTACTGGCATCATCCGGGTGCCTGTTTTACAGAACAGATAGAGAACTTCGGACTGCCTAACGTGACAGAGTATGAACCGAAACGTCCTGCCGGTGCTGACCCGGGTGTGGAATACAATGCGTGGCTGGAGTATCAGTGGGAAACGGTGTTTGAGTTTTGCCTGATGATGCTGGAAGTAAACAGTTACACCGGTTATATAAATGAAGAGCGGTTGGCGTTTATTGAAAGCTGCCTGACCTTCTATGATGAACATTACCGGTTATTAGCCCGGAAAAGAGGTGTAAAGGAACTGAATGAGAAAGGACAGTACATTCTTTTTCCCACATCATCCGCAGAAACATTTAAGATGGCCTATAACTCCACCACGGTGATTGCGGCGTTGAAAGTCATTACAACGAGGTTGCTGGAGTTGCCGGCATACAGCGATGATACCCTGCGCCGTAAAAAGATCTCGCTGATACAGCAACGGATACCACCGCTGGCCTTTACGTCGTTTGACGGACATACAACCATTGCGCCGGCATTAGCCTGGGAGCGGGTACAGAACTCAGAAGCACCACAGCTGTATCCTGTTTATCCCTGGGGATTGTATGGAGTGGGGAAACCTGATATGGACATAGCGTGCAATACCTGGGAATATGATCCACATGTAGTGAAATACCGTAGCCATATCGGCTGGCGGCAGTATAATATTTTCGCGGCCCGGCTGGGATTGCGTGAACCCGCCGCAGAACTGACCCGGTTAAAACTGGCCAATGGCCCTCATCGCTTCCCGGCCTTCTGGGGACCAGGGTTTGACTGGACACCTGATCATAACTGGGGAGGTGCCGGGATGATCGGATTGCAGGAGATGTTACTTCAGACAGACGGGAAAAAGTTGTATTTGTTGCCCGCCTGGCCGGCAGACTGGAATGCTTCTTTCAAACTGCATGCGCCCAGCAATACCATTGTTGAAGGGAAGGTGGTGAATGGCAGGCCTGTCTCCATCAAAGTAACCCCGGCATCCCGGAAAGACGATCTCATCATCCTTTAA
- a CDS encoding alpha-amylase, translated as MKNGTMMQFFHWYSPEDGSLWNTVKQEAPKLAAMGINAIWLPPAYKGADGVRSRGYDVYDLYDLGEFDQKGTVRTRYGTREEYEAAIKAIKDSGMQVYVDVVANHLMGGDETEKVTVRKVDPENRNEFISEPMEVEAYTRFTFPGRKGAHSDFVWDHQCFTGIDHAVNVEEDGIYTIQNEYGDGWEEVIDDEKGNFDYLMGADIEFRNPAVREEFRRWGEWYYNAVQFDGFRLDAVKHITPSFFHEWLDQMRAYTGRELFAVGEYWAPGQLDLLLKYIEATEGKMSLFDASLHHNFFDASLAGKEYDLTKIFDGSLVQAKPFLAVTVIGNHDTQPLQALEATVDYWFKPIAYALILLREHGYPCVFYPDLYGAKYTDKNKEGEDVDIELVPVEGLEIMIPARDKHAYGQQRDYFDHPNCIGWTREGDEEHSGCAVVISNGDEGNKHMEIGKRYAGKRFKDILGKRAEEIEVDENGWADFLCAPGSVSVWALAE; from the coding sequence ATGAAAAATGGTACGATGATGCAGTTCTTCCACTGGTACTCACCAGAGGATGGCAGTTTATGGAATACAGTGAAGCAGGAAGCGCCGAAACTGGCCGCTATGGGCATTAATGCGATTTGGTTACCGCCAGCGTATAAAGGGGCCGATGGTGTACGCAGCAGAGGCTACGATGTATATGACCTGTATGACCTGGGCGAATTTGATCAGAAAGGAACGGTGCGTACGCGCTATGGTACCCGTGAGGAATATGAAGCGGCCATCAAAGCCATTAAAGATAGCGGTATGCAGGTATATGTGGATGTAGTGGCCAATCACCTGATGGGTGGTGATGAAACAGAAAAGGTAACCGTCAGAAAAGTTGATCCTGAAAACAGGAACGAGTTCATTTCTGAGCCGATGGAAGTAGAAGCCTACACCCGTTTTACCTTTCCCGGACGTAAAGGCGCCCATTCTGATTTCGTATGGGATCACCAGTGCTTTACGGGTATTGATCATGCGGTGAACGTCGAAGAAGACGGCATTTACACTATTCAGAATGAATATGGCGATGGATGGGAGGAGGTGATCGATGATGAGAAAGGCAACTTTGATTACCTGATGGGAGCAGACATAGAATTCCGTAATCCTGCCGTGCGGGAAGAATTCAGAAGATGGGGCGAATGGTATTACAATGCTGTACAGTTTGATGGTTTCCGGCTGGATGCAGTGAAGCATATCACGCCTTCCTTCTTTCACGAATGGCTGGATCAGATGCGTGCGTATACCGGCAGGGAACTGTTCGCAGTAGGTGAATACTGGGCGCCGGGACAGCTGGACCTGTTACTGAAATATATTGAAGCAACAGAAGGAAAAATGTCGTTATTCGACGCTTCCCTGCATCATAATTTCTTTGATGCCTCACTGGCAGGTAAGGAGTATGACCTGACAAAGATCTTTGACGGTTCATTGGTACAGGCCAAACCATTCCTGGCAGTTACGGTGATCGGTAATCATGATACACAGCCATTACAGGCGCTGGAAGCAACAGTAGATTACTGGTTTAAGCCAATTGCCTATGCATTGATCCTGCTGCGCGAACATGGTTATCCTTGTGTGTTTTACCCTGATCTGTATGGTGCGAAATATACCGACAAGAATAAGGAAGGTGAGGATGTTGATATCGAACTGGTACCTGTGGAAGGGCTGGAAATTATGATCCCGGCCCGCGATAAACACGCCTATGGCCAGCAGCGCGATTATTTTGATCATCCTAATTGTATTGGCTGGACAAGGGAGGGAGATGAGGAACACAGTGGTTGTGCGGTGGTTATTTCCAATGGTGATGAAGGCAATAAACACATGGAGATAGGTAAGCGTTACGCAGGTAAGCGTTTTAAAGATATACTGGGCAAAAGGGCAGAAGAGATTGAGGTGGATGAGAATGGATGGGCGGATTTTCTCTGTGCACCAGGATCAGTATCGGTATGGGCGTTGGCAGAATAA
- a CDS encoding S10 family peptidase — translation MISKILLPLLLTGAVLTQASAQTSEAQMKPSPSRLLAIDSAVVTRHEVTIKGQRVPYTATAGSIPVWDEEGKPQAGVFYTYYEREDVKDKSGRPLVISFNGGPGTPSVWMEIGYTGPRLLNIDDEGYPVQPFGMRDNPHSILDVADIVYVDPVNTGYSRPVHKDIPGSRFFGVNADIKYLAEWINTFVTRKGRWASPKFLIGESYGTTRVSGLALELQEAQWMYLNGVVLVSPTELGITRNGPLDAALKLPYFAATAWYHKKLPADLQQKDLNDVLPEVENFTINELIPALSKGGSLDDAQRQRIATRIARYSGLKEVVVQENNLDVSTNLFWKELLREQGYTVGRLDSRYRGIDRQTGGSSPDYNAELTAWLQAFTPAIHIYLREELNYKTDLKYNMFGQVFPWDRKDDKTGENLRQAIAQNPFLHLLVQSGYYDGACDYFNAKYSMWQLDPGGKLKDRLKWEGYRSGHMMYLRKDDLASANENLRKFILGSIPAKGQPAKY, via the coding sequence ATGATCAGCAAAATCTTATTGCCACTGCTGCTGACTGGTGCTGTCCTGACACAGGCAAGTGCCCAGACATCAGAGGCGCAGATGAAACCCTCACCTTCCCGTTTACTGGCGATTGACTCGGCCGTAGTGACCCGGCATGAGGTAACTATCAAGGGGCAGCGTGTTCCTTATACCGCTACTGCCGGCAGTATTCCGGTATGGGATGAGGAAGGAAAGCCACAGGCAGGTGTATTTTATACTTATTACGAAAGAGAGGATGTAAAAGATAAATCGGGCCGCCCGCTGGTGATCTCGTTCAATGGTGGTCCCGGTACGCCGTCCGTATGGATGGAAATAGGGTATACCGGTCCCCGGTTACTGAATATCGATGACGAAGGTTATCCGGTACAGCCATTTGGTATGCGTGACAATCCACATTCCATCCTGGATGTAGCAGATATCGTATATGTAGATCCTGTGAATACCGGCTATTCCCGTCCGGTACACAAAGACATTCCGGGCAGCAGATTTTTCGGTGTGAATGCCGATATCAAATACCTGGCGGAATGGATTAATACCTTCGTTACCCGTAAAGGACGCTGGGCGTCCCCTAAGTTCCTGATCGGTGAAAGCTATGGTACGACCCGTGTATCGGGGCTGGCGCTGGAACTGCAGGAGGCACAGTGGATGTACCTGAATGGTGTGGTACTGGTTTCTCCAACGGAGCTGGGTATTACGAGAAATGGCCCGCTGGACGCGGCGTTGAAACTACCTTATTTCGCGGCTACCGCCTGGTATCATAAGAAGCTGCCGGCAGATCTGCAGCAGAAAGACCTGAATGATGTACTGCCGGAGGTGGAGAACTTCACCATCAATGAACTGATACCTGCGCTGTCAAAGGGCGGTTCTCTGGATGATGCACAGCGTCAGCGCATTGCAACACGCATTGCCCGTTACAGCGGACTGAAAGAAGTAGTCGTACAGGAGAATAACCTGGATGTGTCTACAAATCTGTTCTGGAAGGAACTGCTGCGCGAGCAGGGATATACAGTTGGCCGGCTGGACTCGCGTTACCGGGGAATAGATCGTCAGACGGGAGGCAGCAGCCCTGACTACAACGCCGAACTGACCGCATGGTTACAGGCATTTACGCCGGCGATCCATATTTACCTGAGAGAGGAACTGAACTACAAAACTGACCTGAAGTATAACATGTTCGGTCAGGTGTTCCCGTGGGATAGAAAAGACGATAAGACGGGCGAGAACCTCCGTCAGGCAATTGCCCAGAACCCTTTCCTGCATCTGCTGGTACAATCTGGTTACTATGATGGCGCCTGTGACTATTTCAATGCGAAATACAGCATGTGGCAGCTGGACCCCGGCGGTAAACTGAAGGACCGGTTGAAATGGGAAGGTTACCGTAGCGGACACATGATGTACCTGCGAAAAGATGACCTGGCTTCAGCCAATGAGAATCTCCGTAAGTTCATCCTGGGATCTATACCAGCTAAAGGACAACCGGCAAAATATTAA